From Micromonospora auratinigra:
CGCCGGCTCAGCCGAAGGCGGCGTCCAGGATGTCCAGGCCACGGGCCAGTTCGTCGTCGGAGATGACCAGCGGCGGAAGGAACCGCAGCACGTTGCCGTAGGTGCCGCAGGTCAGGGTGAGCAGGCCGGCGGCGTGACAGGCCGCCGAGATCGCCGCCGTGGCGGCCGGGTCCGGGGTCAGCGTGCCGGGCCGCACGATCTCCACGGCCAGCATCGCGCCCCGGCCGCGTACCTCGGCGACGCGCGGGTCGCGGGCCGCGACGGCGCGCAGCCGGTCACCGAGCACCGCGCCGATGCGCCGGGCGGCGGCGGCCAGGTCCAGCTCGTGCATCGTCTCGATCGCCGCTAGGGCCGCCGCGCAGGCGATCGGGTTGCCGCCGTACGTGCCGCCGAGGCCGCCGACGTGCACCGCGTCCATCAGCTCCGCCCGCCCGGTGACGGCGGCCAGCGGCAGCCCGCCGGCGATCCCCTTGGCCAGGGTGACCAGGTCCGGCTCGACGCCCTCGTGCTGGCAGGCGAACCAGTCCCCGGTGCGGCAGAAGCCGGTCTGGATCTCGTCGGCGATGAACACCACCCCGGCCGCCGTCGCCCACTCGCGCAGCGCCGGCAGGAAACCCTCGGCGGGTACGACGAAACCGCCCTCGCCCTGGATCGGCTCGATCAGCAACGCGGCCACGTTCTCCGCGCCGACCTGCTTCTCCACCGTCTCGATCGCCCGTGCCGCCGCGGTCGCGCCGTCGAGCCCGCCGTCGCGCAGCGGGTACGACATCGGCACCCGGTAGACCTCCCCGGCGAACGGCCCGAACCGGTGCTTGTACGGCATGTTCTTCGCGGTCAGCGCCATGGTCAGGTTGGTCCGGCCGTGGTACGCGTGGTCGAAGACCACCACCGCCGGCCGGCCGGTGGCGTGCCGGGCGATCTTGACGGCGTTCTCCACCGCCTCGGCGCCCGAGTTGAACAGCGCCGAACGCTTCTCGAAGCCGCCCGGGGTCAGGGCGTTGAGCTGCTCGCAGACCGCCACGTACGACTCGTACGGGGCGACCATGAAGCAGGTGTGGGTGAAGCGCTCGACCTGCGCGCGTACCGCCTCGACCACCTTCGGGGCGGAGTTGCCCACGTTGGCGACCGCGATGCCGGCGGCGAAGTCGATCCAGTCCCGCCCGTCCACGTCGGTGATGGTGCCGCCGCCCGCGTGGTCCACGTACGCGGCGATGGTGCTCCCGACGCCCCGGGCGACGGCCGCCCCCCGGCGCTTGTGCAGCTCTTCCGACGACGTCATGGGTCAGCCCTCGATGTTGTGCATGACGTGCTTGATCCGGGTGTAGTCCTCCAGGCTGTAGACCGACAGGTCCTTGCCGTGCCCGGAGTGCTTGAAGCCGCCGTGCGGCATCTCGGAGACGAACGGGATGTGGGTGTTCACCCAGACGCAGCCGAAGTCCAGCCGGCGGGTCATCCGCATCGCCCGACCGTGGTCGCGGGTCCAGACCGAGGCGGACAGGCCGTAGTCGACGCCGTTGGCCCAGCGCACCGCCTCGTCCTCGTCGGAGAAACGCTGCACGGTGATCACCGGGCCGAAGACCTCGTCCTGGATGATCTCGTCCTGCTGGCGGACGCCGGAGACCACCGTCGGAGCGTAGAAGTAGCCCCGCTCGCCGAGCTGCGAACCGCCCGTCTCGACGGTCGCGTGGTCCGGCAGCCGGTCCACGAACCCGCGTACCCGGGCCAGCTGGTTGGCGTTGTTCAACGGGCCGTAGAGCACGTCCTCGTCGTCCGGCGCGCCGGTCTTCGTGTTGCGGGCCTGCTCGGCGAGGGCGGCCACGAAGTCGTCGCACACGCCCGGGCCGGCCAGCACCCGGGTGGCGGCGGTGCAGTCCTGACCGGCGTTGAAGTAGCCGCCCACCGCGATCGCCTCGGCCGCCGCCGCCACGTCCGCGTCGTCGAAGAGCACCACCGGTGCCTTGCCGCCCAGCTCCAGGTGGGTGCGCTTGAGGTCCGGGGCGGCCGCCGCGGCCACCTCCATGCCGGCCCGCGTCGAGCCGGTGATCGAGACGAACTGCGGGGTCGGGTGGGAGACCAGCGCCCGGCCGGTGTCCCGGTCACCGCAGACCACGTTGAACACGCCCGGCGGCAGGAACTCCGACGCGATCTCGGCCAGCAGCAGCGTCGACACCGGGGTGGTGTCCGACGGCTTCAGCACCACGGTGTTGCCGGCCGCCAGCGCCGGGGCGATCTTCCAGACCGCCATCATCAGCGGGTAGTTCCAGGGCGTGACCTGGGCGCAGACGCCGATCGGCTCGCGCCGCACGTACGAGGTGTGCCCGGCCAGGTACTCGCCGGCCGAGCGCCCCTCCAGCAGCCGGGCCGCCCCGGCGAAGAAGCGGAACTGGTCCACCGACGGCGGCAGTTCCTCGTCGGCGGTGAGCTGGCGCGGCTTGCCGGTGTTGCGTACCTCGGCGTCGACCAGGTCGGCCGCCCGGGCCTCCACCGCGTCCGCGAGCTTGAGCAGCGCCTTCTGCCGCTCGCCCGGGGTGGCGTCCCGCCAGCCCTCG
This genomic window contains:
- the gabT gene encoding 4-aminobutyrate--2-oxoglutarate transaminase, which encodes MTSSEELHKRRGAAVARGVGSTIAAYVDHAGGGTITDVDGRDWIDFAAGIAVANVGNSAPKVVEAVRAQVERFTHTCFMVAPYESYVAVCEQLNALTPGGFEKRSALFNSGAEAVENAVKIARHATGRPAVVVFDHAYHGRTNLTMALTAKNMPYKHRFGPFAGEVYRVPMSYPLRDGGLDGATAAARAIETVEKQVGAENVAALLIEPIQGEGGFVVPAEGFLPALREWATAAGVVFIADEIQTGFCRTGDWFACQHEGVEPDLVTLAKGIAGGLPLAAVTGRAELMDAVHVGGLGGTYGGNPIACAAALAAIETMHELDLAAAARRIGAVLGDRLRAVAARDPRVAEVRGRGAMLAVEIVRPGTLTPDPAATAAISAACHAAGLLTLTCGTYGNVLRFLPPLVISDDELARGLDILDAAFG
- a CDS encoding gamma-aminobutyraldehyde dehydrogenase, with amino-acid sequence MSDQQQLRNFVNGAYVDPVDGGYADLIDPCTGEVFAQAPVSGAADVDAAMKAASAAFEGWRDATPGERQKALLKLADAVEARAADLVDAEVRNTGKPRQLTADEELPPSVDQFRFFAGAARLLEGRSAGEYLAGHTSYVRREPIGVCAQVTPWNYPLMMAVWKIAPALAAGNTVVLKPSDTTPVSTLLLAEIASEFLPPGVFNVVCGDRDTGRALVSHPTPQFVSITGSTRAGMEVAAAAAPDLKRTHLELGGKAPVVLFDDADVAAAAEAIAVGGYFNAGQDCTAATRVLAGPGVCDDFVAALAEQARNTKTGAPDDEDVLYGPLNNANQLARVRGFVDRLPDHATVETGGSQLGERGYFYAPTVVSGVRQQDEIIQDEVFGPVITVQRFSDEDEAVRWANGVDYGLSASVWTRDHGRAMRMTRRLDFGCVWVNTHIPFVSEMPHGGFKHSGHGKDLSVYSLEDYTRIKHVMHNIEG